The Candidatus Omnitrophota bacterium nucleotide sequence GTTCAAAGAGACGGAGGAGGAAGGGCTTATTAAGGTCAGCATCAGGGGAAAGGACGGCGTTGACGTCAACAAGATAGCGATGAAATTCGGCGGCGGCGGGCATGTGGCCGCGGCGGGTTTCAGCATAAGGGCGTCGCACAGGGAAGCCGAAAAGCGAGTGCTGGCCGAGATCTCGAAGCATGTCTGACCCGGACGGCATACTGCTGGTGGATAAGCCCGTAGGCATGACCTCTCACGATATGATCGACCTTATACGGCGCAATTTCGGTATAAAAAAGGCTGGGCACGCGGGTACGCTGGACCCGGCTGCGACGGGCCTACTAGTGATACTGACGGGAAAGGCGACGAAACTCTCTTTGAAATTCATGAGCGGCGACAAAGAATATGAGGCGGTAATAACGCTGGGCAGGAAGACCGATTCGGGAGACGCTGAAGGAAAGGTATTGGCCGAGACCGCTTATGCGCACATAACCGCGGAGAAGATACGGGATGTATTCAAGGGTTTCGAAGGGGAGACAGGGCAGGTCCCTCCGATGTTCTCCGCGATACAGATCAAAGGCAAGAGGCTCTATCAGCTTGCAAGGAGAGGCGAAGAGGTGCCGCGCGAACCGCGAAATATAAATATAAAGGAGTTGAGGATAACCGTGATCGAATTGCCGCTGGTCCATTTTACCGTAAGGTGCTCAAAGGGGACATATATAAGGAAGTTGTGCGACGATATAGGCGACAGGCTCGGCTGCGGGGGGTATCTCTCAAGCCTGCGCCGCACCGCATCCGGCGAATTTGCGTTAAAGGATTCGATAGATATGGCCGGACTGAGATCGATCTCAAGGTCCGGATTGGAAGGGCGATTGGTTAAAATATGAAAAATACGGTCCTTGCCATAGGGATCTTCGACGGCGTCCATATAGGGCACCGCAGGATAATAAGCGCGGCGATACGCGAAGCCAAAAAAAAGCGGGCGGAAAGCGTCATCGTGACTTTCGACCCGCATCCCCTTAAGGTCCTAAGGCCGCATATAAGCGTCCCTTCGATAATGTCGGCCTCGCACCGCCTTAGTCTCATCTGCGCGCTCGGCGCGGACAGGTGCTGCGTCCTCAAATTTGACAGGAAATTCTCAACCCTTTCTCCGCGGGATTTCGCCGGAAAGGTCATTGCCGCCGGATTCAAGGCCTCAAAGGTATTCATCGGAAGTAACTTTGTCTTCGGGAAAGATAACGCCGGCAATGCGGCAGCGCTCAAGGAATTGGGCAGGGAATTTGGTTTTGACGTCAAGGTAGTCCCTATGGTCAGGGCAGGGCGCGAGACCGTCTCCTCGACCGCCATACGCAGGTATATAATAAACGGGAAATTAAATGAGGCTGCCCGGTTGCTGGGAAGGCCGGTCAGCGTTTACGGGACCGTAGTCAGCGGGAAGAAGCGCGGACGGCTCCTCGGGTATCCCACTGCGAATATCGACCCCCACCACGAGGCGATACCG carries:
- a CDS encoding bifunctional riboflavin kinase/FAD synthetase, which gives rise to MKNTVLAIGIFDGVHIGHRRIISAAIREAKKKRAESVIVTFDPHPLKVLRPHISVPSIMSASHRLSLICALGADRCCVLKFDRKFSTLSPRDFAGKVIAAGFKASKVFIGSNFVFGKDNAGNAAALKELGREFGFDVKVVPMVRAGRETVSSTAIRRYIINGKLNEAARLLGRPVSVYGTVVSGKKRGRLLGYPTANIDPHHEAIPPAGVYAVRVRRGRRRYGGALFIGRPSTFGETEPVIEVHIFDFHEFIYHEDIEVEFVSRMRCVRKFRDHGALIAQIKRDDKLARKILKTG
- the truB gene encoding tRNA pseudouridine(55) synthase TruB; this translates as MSDPDGILLVDKPVGMTSHDMIDLIRRNFGIKKAGHAGTLDPAATGLLVILTGKATKLSLKFMSGDKEYEAVITLGRKTDSGDAEGKVLAETAYAHITAEKIRDVFKGFEGETGQVPPMFSAIQIKGKRLYQLARRGEEVPREPRNINIKELRITVIELPLVHFTVRCSKGTYIRKLCDDIGDRLGCGGYLSSLRRTASGEFALKDSIDMAGLRSISRSGLEGRLVKI